A section of the Humulus lupulus chromosome 2, drHumLupu1.1, whole genome shotgun sequence genome encodes:
- the LOC133818621 gene encoding putative E3 ubiquitin-protein ligase SINA-like 6: protein MTRFSVSGDEEDEDGPIVTPSSSTRLKRPRSVLNYCSECSSEDEFILPRPCQRVDLDQSFHDEDEDEDEDEDEEQEIEEDAHVDITRVVEEEEQQEGYVSEHDSPLVGRIPTDDSVSTTRDRSIPVVLTDPDVLDCSICFDPLTLPVFQCENGHIACSTCCTRIRNKCPSCSWPIGYNRCRAIEKVLESVKIACLNAQYGCKETVTYSKKKDHERSCTYSPCSCPLRTCDFVSSSKELYLHFNTQHLDSAVRFDYNSSFTVTLLNCVDFLVLQERNDNVIFLLNSDIETFGYVVWVSCMWPCSFKGFFYDILAKTDESSLRLQSFTSCSQVRVATRPSTGYLLIPRNPSGYGSQLKLNICIQRNDAVPA, encoded by the exons ATGACGAGATTCTCTGTGTCTGGAGATGAAGAAGATGAGGATGGACCCATAGTGACACCCAGTAGTAGTACAAGATTGAAACGACCCCGTTCTGTGCTAAACTATTGCTCCGAGTGCTCGAGCGAAGATGAGTTCATTCTTCCTCGACCTTGTCAACGAGTAGACCTCGACCAATCTTTTCATGACGAGGACGAGGACGAAGACGAAGACGAAGACGAAGAACAAGAAATAGAAGAAGACGCTCACGTAGACATAACAAGAGTGGTCgaagaagaagaacaacaagAAGGCTACGTTTCTGAGCATGATTCCCCATTGGTAGGTCGAATTCCTACAGATGATTCTGTCTCAACCACCAGGGACAGATCGATTCCCGTCGTTTTGACCGATCCAGATGTTCTTGATTGCTCTATATGCTTCGACCCCTTGACCCTTCCCGTTTTTCAG TGTGAGAATGGACATATCGCTTGCTCTACCTGCTGCACTAGAATTAGAAATAAATGTCCTTCCTGCTCTTGGCCCATTGGATATAACCGTTGCCGGGCAATTGAGAAGGTGCTGGAATCAGTCAAAATAGCATGCTTGAACGCTCAGTATGGCTGTAAAGAAACAGTTACTTACAGCAAGAAGAAAGACCATGAAAGGAGTTGCACGTATTCTCCTTGTTCTTGCCCGCTTCGTACCTGTGACTTTGTCTCTTCATCCAAGGAGTTATATCTCCACTTCAACACTCAGCACTTGGACTCTGCTGTGCGTTTTGACTACAACTCAAGTTTTACTGTTACCTTGTTAAATTGTGTTGATTTCCTTGTTCTTCAAGAACGGAACGATAATGTCATATTTCTTCTTAACTCTGATATTGAAACTTTTGGATACGTGGTCTGGGTTAGTTGTATGTGGCCCTGCTCATTTAAGGGTTTCTTCTATGATATTCTGGCCAAAACCGATGAAAGCTCTCTCCGATTACAGTCTTTCACGAGCTGCAGTCAGGTTCGGGTTGCTACCCGTCCATCAACAGGGTACCTCCTTATTCCCAGGAATCCTTCTGGTTATGGCAGCCAACTCAAATTGAATATCTGCATACAACGTAATGATGCAGTTCCTGCTTAA